One Rhinopithecus roxellana isolate Shanxi Qingling chromosome 7, ASM756505v1, whole genome shotgun sequence DNA segment encodes these proteins:
- the LOC104654149 gene encoding putative transcription factor SPT20 homolog-like 2 isoform X2 yields MTAVNPSCFTNAHAFSLLLGALFSVTMDRDLEQALDRAENIIEIAQQRPPRRRYSPRAGKTLQEKLYDIYVEECGKEPEDPQELRSNVNLLEKLVRRESLPCLLVNLYPGNQGYSVMLQRKDGSFAETIRLPYDERALLDYLDAEELPPALADVLDKASVNIFHSGCVIVEVRDYRQSSNMQPPGYQSRHILLRPTMQTLAHDVKMMTRDVQKWSQEDKLQLESQLILATAEPLCLDPSVAVACTANRLLYNKQKMNTNPMKRCLQRYSWPSVRSQQEQSDCPPPPELTVSTSGQKERKAGQPCELDIAKAGSCVDMWKRRSCDLAVPSEVDVEKLAKGCQPVTAAEPKLPVWPAQEVEDPFGFAWEAGSQAWDTKPSIMQSFNDPLLCGKIQPRKKARQKSQKSPWQPFPDDHSAGLRPGSETDAGRAVSQAQESAQSKVKGPGKMSHSSSGPASVSQLSSWKTPEQPKPVWVQSSVLGKGEKHAPPGNQLPSSSGKNSLGTSFPPQQAGSSLKRPFPAAAPATAAAAAAAAPAPAPAPAPAPAPAVAAASAAPSHSQKPSVHFIQVSRPRAAAQPPTRFIKIAPAVEVRTGSTGLKAINMEGPVRAAQALGSSFEPVQAPGLGGLAPAGISGSGLKSSGGSLPDARPGAAQSSSQAPLQFFLNTPEGLRPMTVLQVPQGSVVLSSTQQQFHQLVSLQQLQQPTAAHRPQPGPQGSTLGLSTQGQAFPAQQLLNVNPTGAGSGLQPQPQAAVLGRLDSAQVPQQGIQLPSVLRQQPQPLQPQSQQPQPQHIQLQTQQLRVLQQPVFLATGAVQIVQPHPGGQAASQSVVQTKGGKPTPPAP; encoded by the exons ATGACAGCCGTGAATCCATCCTGCTTCACCAACGCACATGCGTTTTCTCTCCTCTTAGGGGCCCTGTTTTCTGTTACAATGGATCGAGATTTAGAACAGGCTCTGGATCGCGCAGAGAATATCATTGAAATTGCCCAACAGAGACCTCCTAGGAGGAGATATTCACCTAGGGCGGGAAAAACTCTGCAGGAAAAACTTTATGACATTTATGTAGAAGAATGTGGAAAAGAGCCTGAGGATCCTCAGGAATTGAGAAGCAATGTAAACTTGTTAGAAAAACTTGTTAGGAGAGAGTCCTTGCCGTGTTTATTGGTCAATCTATACCCAGGCAATCAGGGATATTCTGTGATGCTCCAGAGAAAAGATGGGTCCTTTGCAGAGACCATTCGACTCCCTTATGATGAAAGAGCATTGCTCGACTACTTGGATGCAGAAGAATTACCCCCTGCTTTGGCTGATGTCCTTGATAAAGCTTCGGTTAACATTTTTCATAGTGGGTGTGTCATAGTAGAAGTTCGTGACTACAGGCAGTCCAGTAATATGCAACCTCCTGGTTACCAAAGCAGGCATATTCTCCTACGTCCAACGATGCAGACTTTAGCCCATGATGTGAAGATGATGACAAGAGATGTCCAGAAATGGAGCCAGGAAGACAAGCTGCAGCTTGAGAGCCAATTGATCTTAGCGACAGCTGAACCACTGTGTCTCGATCCTTCTGTAGCAGTCGCCTGCACTGCAAACAGGCTGCTGTACAACAAGCAAAAGATGAATACCAACCCGATGAAACGGTGCCTCCAGAGGTATTCGTGGCCCTCTGTAAGGTCACAGCAGGAGCAGTCTGACTGTCCACCTCCTCCTGAGCTGACAGTGTCGACTTCtggccaaaaagaaagaaaagcaggtcaGCCTTGTGAGCTGGACATTGCTAAAGCAGGAAGTTGTGTAGACATGTGGAAACGCAGATCCTGTGATTTGGCCGTGCCTTCGGaagtggatgtggagaaacttGCTAAAGGGTGTCAGCCCGTCACAGCTGCTGAGCCAAAGCTCCCAGTCTGGccagcccaggaggtagaagacCCTTTCGGATTTGCATGGGAAGCTGGCTCTCAGGCCTGGGACACCAAGCCAAGCATCATGCAGTCATTTAATGATCCACTTCTCTGTGGTAAAATACAGCCCCGTAAAAAAGCCAGGCAGAAGAGCCAGAAGTCTCCCTGGCAGCCCTTCCCAGATGACCATTCAGCTGGTCTCAGGCCTGGGTCAGAGACTGATGCTGGGAGGGCAGTGAGTCAGGCCCAGGAATCCGCACAGAGCAAAGTCAAAGGTCCAGGCAAGATGTCACACAGCTCCAGTGGCCCAGCCAGTGTCAGTCAGCTGTCCTCATGGAAAACACCAGAACAGCCTAAGCCTGTGTGGGTCCAGTCTTCAGTattggggaagggagagaaacatGCACCTCCCGGCAACCAACTTCCCTCAAGCTCAGGAAAGAATTCCTTAGGTACCAGTTTTCCCCCACAACAGGCAGGCAGCTCTCTTAAGCGTCcttttcctgctg ctgctcctgctactgctgctgctgctgctgctgctgctcctgctcctgctcctgctcctgctcctgctcctgctcctgctgtaGCTGCTGCTTCTGCAGCACCAAGTCATTCTCAGAAGCCCTCTGTGCATTTCATTCAAGTTAGCAGGCCCCGTGCAGCTGCCCAGCCCCCCACCAGATTCATAAAAATAGCCCCAGCCGTTGAGGTCAGGACAGGCTCCACTGGCCTAAAGGCCATCAACATGGAGGGCCCAGTCCGGGCAGCCCAGGCTTTGGGTAGCAGTTTCGAGCCTGTGCAGGCCCCTGGCTTGGGTGGCCTGGCTCCTGCAGGAATCAGTGGCAGTGGCCTTAAGTCCTCAGGAGGTTCACTACCAGATGCAAGGCCCGGTGCAGCACAGTCATCTTCTCAAGCACCCCTTCAGTTTTTCCTAAATACTCCTGAAGGTCTCAGGCCCATGACTGTCCTCCAGGTTCCGCAGGGCTCCGTGGTTTTGAGCAGCACGCAGCAGCAGTTCCATCAGCTGGTTTCCCTGCAGCAGCTCCAGCAGCCCACAGCTGCTCACCGTCCTCAGCCAGGGCCACAGGGTTCCACACTGGGTTTGAGCACTCAAGGGCAGGCCTTCCCTGCTCAGCAGCTTCTTAACGTGAACCCCACTGGCGCAGGTAGTGGtctgcagccccagccccaggcagctgTGTTGGGTCGGCTTGACTCCGCCCAGGTTCCTCAGCAGGGTATCCAGCTCCCCTCTGTCttgaggca ACAGCCACAGCCGCTGCAGCCACAgtcacagcagccacagccacagcatATCCAGCTCCAGACGCAGCAGTTGAGAGTCCTGCAGCAGCCAGTGTTTTTGGCAACAGGCGCTGTTCAGATAGTGCAGCCACATCCAGGTGGGCAAGCAGCGAGCCAGTCCGTAGTTCAGACGAAGGGAGGCAAGCCAACCCCTCCAGCGCCCTGA
- the LOC104654149 gene encoding putative transcription factor SPT20 homolog-like 2 isoform X1, with amino-acid sequence MTAVNPSCFTNAHAFSLLLGALFSVTMDRDLEQALDRAENIIEIAQQRPPRRRYSPRAGKTLQEKLYDIYVEECGKEPEDPQELRSNVNLLEKLVRRESLPCLLVNLYPGNQGYSVMLQRKDGSFAETIRLPYDERALLDYLDAEELPPALADVLDKASVNIFHSGCVIVEVRDYRQSSNMQPPGYQSRHILLRPTMQTLAHDVKMMTRDVQKWSQEDKLQLESQLILATAEPLCLDPSVAVACTANRLLYNKQKMNTNPMKRCLQRYSWPSVRSQQEQSDCPPPPELTVSTSGQKERKAGQPCELDIAKAGSCVDMWKRRSCDLAVPSEVDVEKLAKGCQPVTAAEPKLPVWPAQEVEDPFGFAWEAGSQAWDTKPSIMQSFNDPLLCGKIQPRKKARQKSQKSPWQPFPDDHSAGLRPGSETDAGRAVSQAQESAQSKVKGPGKMSHSSSGPASVSQLSSWKTPEQPKPVWVQSSVLGKGEKHAPPGNQLPSSSGKNSLGTSFPPQQAGSSLKRPFPAAAAAAPAASATSPAAAVATAAPAATPAAAAAAAPAPAPAPVPAAPASAPAAAAAAAAAAAPAPAPATAAAAAAAAPAPAPAPAPAPAPAVAAASAAPSHSQKPSVHFIQVSRPRAAAQPPTRFIKIAPAVEVRTGSTGLKAINMEGPVRAAQALGSSFEPVQAPGLGGLAPAGISGSGLKSSGGSLPDARPGAAQSSSQAPLQFFLNTPEGLRPMTVLQVPQGSVVLSSTQQQFHQLVSLQQLQQPTAAHRPQPGPQGSTLGLSTQGQAFPAQQLLNVNPTGAGSGLQPQPQAAVLGRLDSAQVPQQGIQLPSVLRQQQQPQLRLKLQMRPQPQLPQPQLPQPPKLQLQQQPQPQPLQPQSQQPQPQHIQLQTQQLRVLQQPVFLATGAVQIVQPHPGGQAASQSVVQTKGGKPTPPAP; translated from the coding sequence ATGACAGCCGTGAATCCATCCTGCTTCACCAACGCACATGCGTTTTCTCTCCTCTTAGGGGCCCTGTTTTCTGTTACAATGGATCGAGATTTAGAACAGGCTCTGGATCGCGCAGAGAATATCATTGAAATTGCCCAACAGAGACCTCCTAGGAGGAGATATTCACCTAGGGCGGGAAAAACTCTGCAGGAAAAACTTTATGACATTTATGTAGAAGAATGTGGAAAAGAGCCTGAGGATCCTCAGGAATTGAGAAGCAATGTAAACTTGTTAGAAAAACTTGTTAGGAGAGAGTCCTTGCCGTGTTTATTGGTCAATCTATACCCAGGCAATCAGGGATATTCTGTGATGCTCCAGAGAAAAGATGGGTCCTTTGCAGAGACCATTCGACTCCCTTATGATGAAAGAGCATTGCTCGACTACTTGGATGCAGAAGAATTACCCCCTGCTTTGGCTGATGTCCTTGATAAAGCTTCGGTTAACATTTTTCATAGTGGGTGTGTCATAGTAGAAGTTCGTGACTACAGGCAGTCCAGTAATATGCAACCTCCTGGTTACCAAAGCAGGCATATTCTCCTACGTCCAACGATGCAGACTTTAGCCCATGATGTGAAGATGATGACAAGAGATGTCCAGAAATGGAGCCAGGAAGACAAGCTGCAGCTTGAGAGCCAATTGATCTTAGCGACAGCTGAACCACTGTGTCTCGATCCTTCTGTAGCAGTCGCCTGCACTGCAAACAGGCTGCTGTACAACAAGCAAAAGATGAATACCAACCCGATGAAACGGTGCCTCCAGAGGTATTCGTGGCCCTCTGTAAGGTCACAGCAGGAGCAGTCTGACTGTCCACCTCCTCCTGAGCTGACAGTGTCGACTTCtggccaaaaagaaagaaaagcaggtcaGCCTTGTGAGCTGGACATTGCTAAAGCAGGAAGTTGTGTAGACATGTGGAAACGCAGATCCTGTGATTTGGCCGTGCCTTCGGaagtggatgtggagaaacttGCTAAAGGGTGTCAGCCCGTCACAGCTGCTGAGCCAAAGCTCCCAGTCTGGccagcccaggaggtagaagacCCTTTCGGATTTGCATGGGAAGCTGGCTCTCAGGCCTGGGACACCAAGCCAAGCATCATGCAGTCATTTAATGATCCACTTCTCTGTGGTAAAATACAGCCCCGTAAAAAAGCCAGGCAGAAGAGCCAGAAGTCTCCCTGGCAGCCCTTCCCAGATGACCATTCAGCTGGTCTCAGGCCTGGGTCAGAGACTGATGCTGGGAGGGCAGTGAGTCAGGCCCAGGAATCCGCACAGAGCAAAGTCAAAGGTCCAGGCAAGATGTCACACAGCTCCAGTGGCCCAGCCAGTGTCAGTCAGCTGTCCTCATGGAAAACACCAGAACAGCCTAAGCCTGTGTGGGTCCAGTCTTCAGTattggggaagggagagaaacatGCACCTCCCGGCAACCAACTTCCCTCAAGCTCAGGAAAGAATTCCTTAGGTACCAGTTTTCCCCCACAACAGGCAGGCAGCTCTCTTAAGCGTCcttttcctgctgctgctgctgctgctcctgccgCTTCTGCCACGTCTCCTGCTGCTGCAGTTGCTACTGCTGCTCCTGCCGCTACtcccgctgctgctgctgctgctgctcctgctcctgctcctgctcctgttcCTGCCGCTCCTGCCAGTGCTCCTGccgctgctgccgctgctgctgctgctgctgctcctgctcctgctcctgctactgctgctgctgctgctgctgctgctcctgctcctgctcctgctcctgctcctgctcctgctcctgctgtaGCTGCTGCTTCTGCAGCACCAAGTCATTCTCAGAAGCCCTCTGTGCATTTCATTCAAGTTAGCAGGCCCCGTGCAGCTGCCCAGCCCCCCACCAGATTCATAAAAATAGCCCCAGCCGTTGAGGTCAGGACAGGCTCCACTGGCCTAAAGGCCATCAACATGGAGGGCCCAGTCCGGGCAGCCCAGGCTTTGGGTAGCAGTTTCGAGCCTGTGCAGGCCCCTGGCTTGGGTGGCCTGGCTCCTGCAGGAATCAGTGGCAGTGGCCTTAAGTCCTCAGGAGGTTCACTACCAGATGCAAGGCCCGGTGCAGCACAGTCATCTTCTCAAGCACCCCTTCAGTTTTTCCTAAATACTCCTGAAGGTCTCAGGCCCATGACTGTCCTCCAGGTTCCGCAGGGCTCCGTGGTTTTGAGCAGCACGCAGCAGCAGTTCCATCAGCTGGTTTCCCTGCAGCAGCTCCAGCAGCCCACAGCTGCTCACCGTCCTCAGCCAGGGCCACAGGGTTCCACACTGGGTTTGAGCACTCAAGGGCAGGCCTTCCCTGCTCAGCAGCTTCTTAACGTGAACCCCACTGGCGCAGGTAGTGGtctgcagccccagccccaggcagctgTGTTGGGTCGGCTTGACTCCGCCCAGGTTCCTCAGCAGGGTATCCAGCTCCCCTCTGTCttgaggcagcagcagcagccacagctGCGGCTGAAGCTGCAAATGCGGCCACAGCCGCAGCTGCCACAGCCGCAGCTGCCACAGCCGCCAAAGCTGCAACTGCAGCAGCAACCACAGCCACAGCCGCTGCAGCCACAgtcacagcagccacagccacagcatATCCAGCTCCAGACGCAGCAGTTGAGAGTCCTGCAGCAGCCAGTGTTTTTGGCAACAGGCGCTGTTCAGATAGTGCAGCCACATCCAGGTGGGCAAGCAGCGAGCCAGTCCGTAGTTCAGACGAAGGGAGGCAAGCCAACCCCTCCAGCGCCCTGA